The following nucleotide sequence is from Solidesulfovibrio carbinolicus.
AGTCGGTCAAGCGGGCCATGGAAGCGCAAATGACCGCGGAACGCCAAAAGCGGGCCGACATCGCCGCTTCGGAAGGCCTGCGCCAGGCCATGATCAACCAGTCCGAAGGCGAAAAGCAAAAAAAGATCAACGAAGCCACGGGACAGGCCGCGCAGGTGACCCTGATCGCCGAAGCCGAGGCGAAAAAGATCGACCTCATCGCCACGGCCACGGCCGAAGGCATCCGCAAGGTCGCGCTCACCCTCAAGGAGGCCGGCGGCATGGAGGCGGTCAACATGCGCTTGGCCGAACAATACATCACGGCCTTCGGCAACCTGGCCAAGACCAACAACACCATCCTGATGCCGGCCAACGTCGCCGATGTCGCCGGCATGATCGGCGCGGCCATGGCCACGGTGAAGGAAGTCAAGGACGTCAAGACCGCCTGAGCGCCGTGTCCAAGACCGCCCCTGCGGCCTGGGCCCGTTGGCGTGCTTGCCGCCCAACAGCTTACTCCAATGCTTTTGCCAAAGCAAAACTCCATCATAAATGATGTATTGATATGATTGTCTATTTAGAAAACACAACTGCCGTTATGTTTTATAATAGGCATTCGTGGCGAGGCCGCCCGTTTACTGCGCCAAGCAGCCCTTGAGAAACTCCCGAATCGCTTTCCAATACTGGGGATTGTCGATGATGTTGTTGTGGGTGGCGTGGGGGATGACCTCGTAGGTCTTGGGGCCGGGCCAGGCGGCGGCCAGATGCTCGGACCGGACGGGCTTGATCAGCGTGTCGTCGCCGGCCACCAGGAATAGGGCCGGGGCCGAGATCTTGGGCGCGTCGGCCGTGGTGTCGAAGGGATGTTTCATCAGCAGCCGCACCGGGGCATACGGATGGCCTTCCTGGCCCACGGCCAGGAGCGAATCGTAGGGCGTGACGAGAATCACCCCGGCGACCGGCCGGTTGGCCGCGACATAGGCGGCCACGCCTGAACCCAGGCTTCGCCCCATGACCACGATGCGGCCGTCCGGGCCGAGCTTCTGGGCCAGGGCGTCGTAGATCACCAGGGCGTCGGCCTTGACGCTTGCTTCG
It contains:
- a CDS encoding alpha/beta hydrolase, with protein sequence MKIAAVVGLAAMLAYLGYCVMLYLAQDGMVFPGRTADPARVAEIKRYYPRLEPFTVTAGDGTALTGYYLPRLADGKPLPAVLYFAGNLEDQTGFFLWSPNELRFATIAGVDYRGYGGSAGKPSEASVKADALVIYDALAQKLGPDGRIVVMGRSLGSGVAAYVAANRPVAGVILVTPYDSLLAVGQEGHPYAPVRLLMKHPFDTTADAPKISAPALFLVAGDDTLIKPVRSEHLAAAWPGPKTYEVIPHATHNNIIDNPQYWKAIREFLKGCLAQ